In one Neobacillus sp. WH10 genomic region, the following are encoded:
- a CDS encoding bifunctional transcriptional activator/DNA repair enzyme AdaA — MGIEFHKDPRDGIMTDEKWQAIIGNDTSYNNLFFYGVKTTGIFCKPSCKSRVPKKENVRIFQSAEQALTENFRPCKRCKPTNERLPDNEWVALITEYISRNYNKKLTLETLADISHGSPYHLHRTFKKIIGTTPVEYIQQLRINTAKKYLHQSDRSIADIAKLVGMSNTPYFITLFKKMTGHTPAQFRNEKSEEWQNESNE, encoded by the coding sequence ATGGGAATAGAGTTTCATAAGGATCCTCGTGATGGAATAATGACAGATGAAAAATGGCAGGCCATAATCGGCAACGATACATCATACAATAATCTATTTTTTTATGGTGTTAAGACTACGGGAATTTTCTGTAAACCATCATGCAAATCACGAGTTCCTAAGAAAGAAAATGTTCGTATTTTTCAAAGTGCTGAACAAGCACTAACTGAGAATTTTCGTCCGTGTAAACGCTGTAAACCCACGAATGAACGCTTACCAGATAATGAATGGGTTGCACTAATTACAGAATACATTAGTAGAAATTATAATAAAAAGCTCACGCTTGAAACATTGGCAGATATTAGCCATGGAAGTCCCTATCATTTACACCGGACTTTTAAAAAGATTATCGGTACCACGCCAGTTGAATATATTCAACAGCTTAGAATAAATACGGCAAAAAAATATTTGCATCAGTCGGATCGATCGATTGCGGATATAGCGAAGTTAGTAGGAATGTCAAATACACCCTATTTTATTACATTGTTTAAAAAAATGACGGGTCATACACCCGCACAATTTCGAAATGAAAAATCGGAGGAATGGCAAAATGAAAGCAATGAATAA
- a CDS encoding methylated-DNA--[protein]-cysteine S-methyltransferase — protein MKAMNKTAIYWSLLNYKDWNLYIAATKKGLCYVGSQNKQFEELSVWAEKRFPDSPLVEDREKLLPFADELIEYFDRKRKDFTVPFDFHGTEFQVAVWNALCEIPFGETRVYSDIANRINKPAAVRAVGTAIGANPVLITVPCHRVVGKNGSLTGYRGGLEMKTQLLELEKQSSTSVDCN, from the coding sequence ATGAAAGCAATGAATAAAACAGCTATATATTGGTCACTGCTCAATTATAAAGATTGGAACCTATATATTGCTGCAACAAAGAAAGGGCTATGTTACGTAGGCTCACAAAATAAGCAATTTGAAGAACTGTCTGTTTGGGCAGAGAAACGGTTTCCGGACAGTCCTCTAGTAGAAGACAGGGAGAAGCTATTGCCTTTTGCAGATGAACTAATTGAATATTTTGATAGGAAACGTAAGGATTTTACTGTTCCATTTGATTTCCATGGAACGGAGTTTCAAGTTGCTGTATGGAACGCTCTTTGTGAAATTCCTTTTGGAGAGACTAGAGTATATTCTGACATTGCGAACCGTATAAATAAGCCAGCAGCAGTCCGTGCAGTCGGAACGGCAATTGGTGCTAATCCAGTGTTAATTACTGTGCCTTGTCATCGTGTTGTTGGAAAAAATGGCTCTCTGACTGGCTATCGGGGTGGTTTGGAGATGAAGACACAACTCCTAGAGTTAGAGAAGCAAAGTTCAACTAGCGTTGATTGTAATTAA